The following proteins are co-located in the Hyalangium minutum genome:
- a CDS encoding response regulator gives MARSRGVTILMADDDVDDRDLTRDAMQQNHLDGELKWVEDGEELLDYLNRRGRFSDPSAAPRPGIILLDLNMPRLDGREALREIKAHPELRRIPIIVLSTSSAEEDVQRSYELGANCFITKPGTFDRLVEVIRVLGEHWLQTATLPRTSPA, from the coding sequence ATGGCACGCTCCCGGGGAGTCACCATCCTGATGGCTGACGATGACGTGGATGATCGGGATCTCACCCGTGATGCCATGCAGCAGAATCACCTCGATGGCGAGCTGAAGTGGGTCGAGGACGGCGAGGAGCTGCTCGACTACCTGAACCGCCGGGGACGCTTCAGTGATCCGAGTGCCGCGCCGCGCCCCGGGATCATCCTGCTGGATCTGAATATGCCGCGCCTGGATGGCCGCGAGGCCCTGCGCGAGATCAAAGCCCATCCGGAGCTGCGCCGCATTCCCATCATCGTCCTGAGCACCTCCAGCGCGGAGGAGGACGTACAGCGCAGCTACGAGCTGGGAGCCAACTGCTTCATCACCAAGCCCGGCACATTCGACCGGCTGGTCGAAGTCATCCGGGTCCTCGGCGAGCACTGGCTGCAGACAGCCACGCTCCCCCGGACGAGCCCTGCATGA